A genomic segment from Triticum dicoccoides isolate Atlit2015 ecotype Zavitan chromosome 1A, WEW_v2.0, whole genome shotgun sequence encodes:
- the LOC119290730 gene encoding 65-kDa microtubule-associated protein 3-like, producing MSGGQLLQMETACGALMRELQVIWDEIGEQGAARDTMLLELQQECLDAYRRKVDQASRCRAQLRQAIADAQAELAAVCSAMAEPPVLVRQKGCGLREELNAIVPYLEEMKKRKVERWNQILDVIGKIKKISSEIRPADFVPFKAPVDQSDLSCRRLEELRMELQSLEKEKSERLKQVMDYLNTLHSLCKVLAVDFKQTISDVHPSLDEDGVPMNISNTTIERLALAIQRLRETKIERMQKLQDLSSTMLELWNLMDTPIEEQQSFQNITCNIAASEPEITEANALSIDVMNFVEAEVLRLEQLKVSKMKDLVLKKQTELEEHRRRAHLVGDEHYETQFNIEAIEAGAIDPSLLLEQIEAYIATVKEDAFSRKDILERVERWLNACEEEAWLEDYSKDDNRYNAGRGAHIMLKRAEKARVLVNKIPGIVDVLTNKVIAWEKERGTEFTYDGVSLLSMLDDYRIVREEKEQEKKRQRDQKKLEDQFKAEQEMLYGSKPSPSSRSNSGTKLTRNPSAGTNRRLSVGGGPVRTPKSVTPQSRSVRSAKKTEDSGTLSPGSRSKGTASPPIKKLSFKASTLGETETPRKPFTQIAPGNSNPATPVRSASNGTEGENRTPKILAAPTPKTPMMVTSPMQMTTTPALTAAPVCVSNDKPELCLLESTEYSFEERRLAYLAAHAA from the exons ATGAGCGGCGGCCAGCTCCTTCAGATGGAGACGGCGTGCGGCGCCCTCATGCGGGAGCTCCAG GTCATCTGGGACGAGATCGGGGAGCAGGGCGCCGCCAGGGACACGATGCTGCTCGAGCTCCAGCAGGAGTGCCTCGACGCCTACCGGAGGAAGGTGGACCAGGCCAGCCGCTGCCGGGCCCAGCTGCGCCAGGCTATCGCCGACGCCcaggccgagctcgccgccgtctgcTCCGCCATGGCCGAGCCGCCCGTCCTCGTCAGGCAG AAAGGATGTGGCTTACGGGAGGAGCTAAATGCAATCGTCCCATATCTGGAAGAGATGAAGAAGAGAAAGGTCGAAAGATGGAATCAGATTCTTGATGTTATAGGCAAGATAAAGAAGATATCATCTGAGATCAGACCTGCAGATTTTGTCCCTTTTAAAGCACCTGTGGATCAATCTGATCTATCCTGCAGAAGGCTAGAAGAGTTAAGAATGGAGCTGCAGTCCCTAGAGAAAGAGAAG AGTGAGCGGCTGAAGCAAGTAATGGATTACTTGAATACTTTGCATTCCTTATGTAAAGTACTTGCCGTTGACTTCAAACAAACAATATCTGATGTACACCCCAGTCTCGATGAGGATGGTGTACCAATGAACATAAGCAACACCACAATTGAGAGGTTGGCGTTGGCAATACAGAGACTACGGGAAACAAAAATTGAAAGGATGCAGAAG CTTCAAGACCTCTCGTCTACGATGCTCGAACTATGGAATCTTATGGATACGCCGATAGAAGAGCAACAGTCATTCCAGAATATAACATGCAATATTGCTGCATCAGAACCTGAAATAACAGAGGCCAATGCCCTTTCCATTGACGTCATGAACTTT GTAGAAGCTGAGGTACTGAGGCTTGAGCAACTGAAAGTCAGTAAAATGAAGGACTTAGTTCTTAAGAAGCAAACAGAATTAGAAGAGCATCGTCGACGGGCACATTTAGTTGGGGATGAACATTATGAAACTCAGTTCAATATCGAGGCCATTGAAGCAG GTGCTATTGATCCCTCACTTCTTCTGGAACAAATCGAGGCATACATCGCTACAGTTAAAGAAGACGCTTTTAGCAGGAAGGATATTCTTGAGCGAGTTGAAAGGTGGCTAAATGCATGTGAGGAGGAAGCTTGGTTAGAGGATTACAGCAAA GACGATAACCGATATAATGCTGGGAGGGGTGCACATATTATGCTTAAGAGAGCTGAAAAAGCCCGTGTTTTGGTTAACAAGATACCAG GAATTGTAGACGTTCTTACAAATAAAGTAATAGCTTGGGAGAAAGAAAGGGGCACTGAGTTTACTTATGATGGT GTTAGTCTTTTGTCGATGCTTGATGATTATAGGATAGTTCGTGAAGAAAAGGAGCAGGAAAAGAAGAGGCAAAGG GATCAGAAGAAGCTTGAGGATCAATTCAAAGCTGAGCAGGAGATGCTGTACGGATCAAAGCCGAGCCCTTCATCAAGGTCGAACAGCGGGACGAAGCTTACCAGAAACCCCTCGGCTGGTACAAACCGGAGGCTGTCTGTTGGCGGTGGGCCAGTGCGAACTCCAAAATCAGTGACACCTCAGTCAAGATCCGTCCGTTCAGCCAAGAAGACAGAAGATAGTGGCACTCTGTCCCCTG GTAGTAGAAGCAAAGGCACTGCCAGTCCTCCGATCAAGAAGTTATCATTCAAGGCAAGTACTCTTGGTGAGACTGAAACCCCTCGTAAACCCTTCACGCAGATCGCACCCGGAAATAGCAACCCAGCGACGCCCGTGCGGTCTGCCTCCAATGGTACCGAAGGCGAGAACCGAACTCCCAAGATACTCGCAGCACCAACTCCCAAGACGCCGATGATGGTGACCTCTCCCATGCAAATGACCACAACGCCTGCTCTGACTGCTGCACCTGTCTGCGTCTCCAATGACAAGCCAGAGCTGTGTTTGCTAGAGAGCACCGAGTACTCCTTTGAAGAGAGGCGCCTTGCCTATCTCGCTGCGCACGCCGCTTGA
- the LOC119290738 gene encoding ATP synthase subunit beta, mitochondrial-like — protein MATRRALSSLLRSASRARAASPSPLPRAAPLHRPSPAGYLFNRAANYASAAAAAEAPAEKLPPTSDKYVGAKITDEFTGAGSIGQVCQVIGAVVDVRFDEGLPPILTALEVLDNSIRLVLEVAQHLGENVVRTIAMDGTEGLVRGQKVLNTGSPITVPVGRATLGRIINVIGEPIDHKGDIKTHDFLPIHREAPAFVEQATEQQILVTGIKVVDLLAPYQRGGKIGLFGGAGVGKTVLIMELINNVAKAHGGFSVFAGVGERTREGNDLYREMIESGVIKLDEKQAESKCALVYGQMNEPPGARARVGLTGLTVAEHFRDAEGQDVLLFIDNIFRFTQANSEVSALLGRIPSAVGYQPTLATDLGGLQERITTTKKGSITSVQAIYVPADDLTDPAPATTFAHLDATTVLSRQISELGIYPAVDPLDSTSRMLSPHVLGVDHYNTARGVQKVLQNYKNLQDIIAILGMDELSEDDKMTVARARKIQKFLSQPFHVAEVFTGAPGKYVDLKEGVQSFQGVLDGKYDDISEHAFYMVGGIDEVIAKAEKIASENA, from the exons ATGGCGACGCGCCGGGCCCTCTCCTCGCTCCTCCGGTCGGCCTCCCGCGCGCGCGCGGCCTCCCCGTCGCCGCTCCCCCGCGCGGCCCCGCTCCACCGCCCGTCCCCGGCCGGCTACCTCTTCAACCGCGCCGCCAActacgcctccgccgccgccgccgccgaggcccccGCCGAGAAGCTGCCCCCCACCTCCGACAAGTACGTCGGTGCCAAGATCACCGACGAGTTCACCGGCGCCGGCTCCATCGGCCAGGTCTGCCaggtcatcggcgccgtcgtcgacGTGCGCTTCGACGAGGGCCTCCCGCCCATCCTCACCGCGCTCGAGGTGCTCGACAACAGCATCCGCCTCGTGCTCGAGGTGGCGCAGCATCTCGGCGAGAACGTCGTGCGCACCATCGCCATGGACGGGACCGAGGGGCTCGTGCGCGGCCAGAAAGTCCTCAACACCGGATCCCCCATCACT GTGCCTGTTGGGAGGGCCACCCTTGGACGTATCATTAACGTTATTGGTGAGCCAATTGACCACAAGGGTGACATAA AGACACACGACTTCCTTCCTATTCATCGTGAGGCCCCTGCTTTTGTTGAGCAAGCCACAGAGCAGCAAATTCTTGTTACTGGAATTAAG GTCGTGGATTTGCTTGCACCTTACCAAAGGGGTGGCAAAATTGGTCTCTTCGGTGGTGCAGGAGTGGGTAAAACTGTTCTTATTATGGAGTTGATCAACAATGTTGCCAAGGCCCATG GTGGTTTCTCTGTTTTCGCTGGTGTCGGAGAACGTACCCGTGAAGGTAATGACTTGTACAGGGAAATGATTGAAAGTGGTGTCATTAAGCTTGATGAGAAGCAG GCTGAGAGCAAGTGTGCTCTTGTCTACGGGCAAATGAACGAGCCCCCGGGTGCTCGTGCTCGTGTTGGTCTGACTGGTTTGACTGTTGCTGAACATTTCCGTGACGCTGAAGGACAAGATGTGCTCTTGTTTATTGACAACATTTTCCGTTTCACCCAG GCAAACTCTGAGGTGTCTGCTCTCCTTGGACGTATTCCATCTGCTGTGGGATACCAACCAACTCTTGCCACCGATCTTGGAGGACTGCAAGAGCGGATTACGACGACAAAGAAGGGTTCTATTACATCCGTCCAGGCTATTTATGTGCCTGCTGATGATTTGACGGATCCTGCTCCTGCTACCACCTTTGCCCATCTTGACGCTACTACTGTGTTGTCACGACAG ATTTCTGAGCTGGGCATTTACCCTGCTGTCGATCCTTTGGACTCGACATCAAGAATGCTTTCTCCCCACGTTCTGGGTGTGGATCACTACAACACTGCCCGTGGTGTCCAGAAGGTTCTTCAGAACTACAAGAATCTTCAGGATATCATTGCCATTTTGGGTATGGATGAGCTCAGTGAAGATGATAAGATGACGGTTGCTCGTGCAAGGAAGATCCAGAAGTTCCTGAGCCAGCCTTTCCACGTTGCCGAAGTTTTCACTGGTGCTCCAGGGAAGTATGTGGATCTTAAGGAGGGTGTTCAAAGTTTCCAG GGTGTTTTGGACGGCAAGTACGACGACATCTCCGAGCACGCGTTCTACATGGTTGGAGGCATCGACGAAGTCATCGCCAAGGCAGAGAAGATCGCCAGCGAGAACGCTTGA